The following DNA comes from Candidatus Methylomirabilis lanthanidiphila.
TTCGTCAAGGAGTTTGTCCGCATTGTCTGGATTGTCTTGAGCTATATACCACCAGATTTCGTCAAGGTCGTGTTCAGCCTCAGGGTTCTTGAGGATTCTCAACATCAGCCATTAGCTTTGTTTTGTTGCGCCTCAAGCCGTTTACGGCCCCGTGCCTTAATGGCTCCTACGTCTAAAGCTGTTGGCTTGCCGCTGTCCAGGCCTTTCTTGATTTCGGCCTTGAGTTCCTCAACACGCAAGGCGTGTCTTCGGTCTCGTTCTTCAAGAAGGCGCAAGGCTTCGCGCATTACTTCGCTTGCGGAACCATAAAGCCCGCTCTCTACTTTGTTTTTCACCAGTTTTTCAAGTTGTGGCGTCAGTGAAATGTTCATTATGTTATCTCCTCCTTTGAGTTGTATGATAACATCAAATGTCAATCTTTGTTATAAGAAAGAGAAGCATGAAAAAGCGCTCCGCTCCTGGAGAACGAGGAGTTGATACATAGGGACAGCGACCATTTAAGCTTGATACACAAAGAGGATGTACCCAACAAATCACTCCGGCGGATAGCGTAAACGCCGCCGCCGAACTCGATCCGTTCTCTCTTCGCCCCACTCAGGGAGCACGCGGAGCTGAGCCGTGCCCCTCCGCTCCGGGAGAACCAGGGGCACGAAACCGACCACTACGCGGCGGCTCAGTCCCGCGTTAGCCGCCCCTTCAAAGTGATATCACTTCTGCTTGTATTTGATAGCAATTTACGCTAGCATATATCCTCGTGAACGCAAAGCACCGAAAAATACTTCAAGCCATCTTTGCCAGGCCGACTTCGCCATCAGTGGTTTTCTCTCACATGGAGGCCTTGATTGTCGCCTTGGGCGGGTTGGTCGCTGAGCGCGAGGGTTCACGCGTCAAGATCGTGTTTCATGGTGAGCAATGGCACTGTCATCGCCCTCATCCGGGTAAAGAAGCCAAGCGCTATCAGGTCGAAGAGGCTCGCGAGTTGCTGGAACGTGTAGGAGTCAAACGATGAATACCATGAATCACAAGGGCTACACCGCAAGAGTAGAGTTCGACGAACGCGACAGCATCTTTGTAGGTCGCGTTCTTGGGCTGCGCACTATGATTAGTTTTCACGGTGAAACCGTGGCTGAGCTGCGTTCTGAGTTTGAGACTGCTATCGAAGAATTCTTGCGAGACTGCAAGGAGCAAGGCGTCCGCCCTGAAAAGCCCGCATCCGGCAAGCTCATGCTGCGAGTGCCACCTGAAGTGCACGGAGCTGCTTTGGTCGCGGCGCAAGCCGCTGGCAAAAGCCTGAATCAGTGGGCAACTGAGGTACTCGAAGAGGCCACTCATTTGTGAGTTCCAATCAGGCGGCTAACCCATCCATCGACACCGACGCCGCGCGATGAAGCCTCGCCGCGTCGGTTAGGTCAAACGTTCTCCCTTCACCTCGCCCAGGGAGAGCGCAAGGCTGAGTCAGCGTTCCTTTCTACCGCTCCGCTCCCGGAGAACCATGGGCACGAAAGCGACCGCTTCGCGGCGGCTCAGCCCCGCGTTAGGGCAATAAAATATGAGAATTGGATTGTTTAAGGTATCATTGCATCATCTGAAAGGATTTCAATAAAGAGTGTCTGTCTCTATATTAAGCACGCCGATTCCGAAGCGATAGCCGCAACGGGGAAGAGGGCCGCCGGTCACGGAGGAAGCTGAACCGCTGCTCATGTACGCCGAGAGTGGGGATGGCTGACATGGTGGTCGCTTCGAAAAGCTTTGCCGCAAATGGATCGATCCCGTCTCTTGACACCTGCGAGGGAAAGGACACTTCATGGCGCTCGCCTAGTCCCACTTGCCGGAGGGGACAAAGAGCCTCGTGGTGAAGGGGATCGAGGAAGGGGCCGCCAAGGGAGCCATGCCGCCCGGCGCGCGCGAGGGTGCCACTAGCTGGAAGCGCACCGGCTGCGGAGGACCCTGCCCGCCGATCTGGCGCCATCGGTACTTTCACAAGCTCTACGCGCTCGACGTCGAGTTGCCGGATGTGAAGAAACCGACCAAGGCGGCGCTCGAGGGTGCGATGGGCGGCCACGGTGTCGGCCACGCCGAGATCATCGGGATCTACGAGAAGGCAAGAAAGTAGCGCTCAGCGGCGTACGATCTTCCACGCTTGATGGACGCGGGGATCGCGCGCGAAGTCTTGTGGAATCGTCATCCGTGAGATGTTCTCGCTGCGCAGTCCCGGGAATGCTGCCGGGTTGAACTTGAAGCGTCGGAAATTGGTGGAGAAGAAGAGAATCCCGTCGGGGGTTAGCAGGTCGGCGCACTTTTCCACGAGGGGAATGTAGCCCTGCTGCAGGTCGAACACGGTGTCCACGCGCGTCGAGTTGGAAAACGTCGGGGGGGCCAAGAAGATGAGTCCATAGGGTGAGCGCGGCTCGGCAAGCCACTCGCTGCAGTTGGCGCGGACAAGGTGGTGTGTGTTCCCGGCGATGTTGTTGAGCGCAAAGTTTTGCTGTGCCCAATCGAGGTAGGTGTTCGATAGATCGACGCTGGTGGTCGATGTGGCTCCGCCCTTGGCGGCATAGACAGTGGCGGTCGCGGTGTAGCAAAAGAGGTTGAGAAAATCGCGATCGCGCGCCGCCTCGCCGATCATCGCCCGCAGGCGCCGGTTGTCGAGGAAGAGGCCGGTGTCGAGGTAGTCGCTCAGGTTGATGAGGAAGCGATAGCCGCCTTCGCTGACCTCGCGCACCGCGCTCTCACTGCCCTGCTTCTCGTACTGCTCCCGGCCCCGTTGGCGACGGCGCACCTTCAAGAAGATGTCTTCGCGTGGCAGGCCGAGCGCTTCTGGCAACAGCGCCATGATGTCCTCGAGGCGTTCTTCGGTCTTCTTCTCGTCGACGGTCTTCGGAGCTTGATACTCCTGTACGTGCGCCGATTGTTCGTACAGATCGACGGCCACCGCGTACTCCGGGAGATCAGCGTCGTAGATGCGGTAGCAGGACACGCCTTCGCGCTTCGCCCACTTTCGCAAGTGGCGCCAGTTCTTCTGCAGGCGGTTGACGAACATTTGCGCTTCCGGGGCTGGCGGACGGGGCGGGCGAGGTTTTCGCCACGCCGGCCCGGGATCGTCGGTGGCACGAACCTTCTCCTTCGAGATCGGAAATTCGAGGAGACGGCACTCGATGGCGCCGTTCCACAAGATGTGCCGCTTGGCCGCGCGCAGGCCGACGCGCTTGGCCAGCTCCGGGTTGCCCGTGAAGACGTACCCGGTCCAGCCGGTGAATTCGCGACGGAGAAGATTGCCGATGGTCTCGTACAGCAGCCCGAGGGAATCCTCCTCGCCCATGCGCTCGCCATAGGGCGGGTTACTGACGAGGACTCCGAGCGGCCCTTCACCGCGTGGTGCGCGGCGGCGTTCGAGCGGCCGCGCCTCGGATAGCTCGCGCTTCTCGATATGCACTCGCCCTCGCAGGCCGGCCCGTTCGACGTTCTCGAGGGCAATTCGCACCGCGCGGCCGTCGACGTCGAAGCCGACGATTGGCGGGATTCTTTTCGCGTCGCGAATCTCGCTGGCCTCCGCCTCCGCCAACACTCGACGCCACATCCGGGCGTCGTGGCCAAGCCAATTGAGAAACCCAAAGTAGCTCCGCCTCAGTCCGGGCGCGATGTCCGCGGCGATGAGCGCCGCTTCGATGGGGAGCGCCCCAGAGCCGCACATGGGATCGAGCAGGGGTGTACCGAGCTTGCTGAGCGCCGGCCAATCGGCGAGCAAAAGGATTGCCGCCGCGAGAGTTTCCTTCAGCGGCGCCTCGGCGGTCCGGACGCGATAGCCGCGTCGGTGCAGGCTCTCGCCCGACAGATCGAGGCTGATCGTTGCCTCGTCCTCGTGGAGGTAGACATTGACCCGAACATCCGGCTCGACCACCTTGACCGAGGGGCGCTCATTTCGTTCGTCGCGAAATTGATCGACGATCGCGTCTTTGGTCTTGAGCGCGCCGAAGTGAGCGTGAGTGATCTTAGAGTGGGACGATCGAAAGTCGACGGCGATGGTCTGCGCCGGGGCGAGATGCTCCGACCAGCGAATGGTGCGGACGCCATCGTAGAGCGCGGTCTCGTCTGCGGCGGGGAAGGTGCATAGCGGCATCAAGATTCGATTGGCGGTGCGTGACCACAAGCAGGCGCGATAGGCCAATTCGAGCTCCCCGCGAAATGAGGCACCGGCCCGCGTCTCCGAGGTGATCTCCGCTCCGAGAGCGCGCAGCTCATCGCATAGCAGGTGCTCCATTCCTTGCGCGGTGGTGGCGAAAAAATCCATGGTCATCTTGCCCTTCGACGAGCGTCGCGTCAGCGACATCTAATCTGCGCTCGGCCGGCGTCTTCTCGCGTGTGGTCGGATCGAACGTTGTGCCTTGCTGGTAAGTAATCCGCAATGCCGTTGAGTTCTTATCCTCGTGAGAGCATCTCTCCCAAAAGGTAGGCGGCCGCCGCGCATGGGCTCAGTGCGACAGATCCGCACTCGGTGAGTGCCGGAGGGTCGCACGCCGGAAGGTTCAGCCGTCTTGCGCAGGCCTCCCCCAGGAAGGCGCCGATGCCCACCGGTACCACAGGGAGGTGGAGGCCGATCTCGATCCTGGAGAGTACCTGAAACATTCCTTCCGTGATCTGCTGGATCTGTTGCTCGGCGATGTAGGCGGCCATCGCGTGAAGTTCACCGGCTGTGAGATGCCGACTGTCTTCGCAGGCTACCCTGGCCAGGCGGCGGAGCGCCCCCCCCTTCGTTTTCTCGCGGCCGTCAGGGGTCGCGCAAGTGTAGTCCTCCGGCGCGAGCCTGCCTAATACCAGATGCACATCCGCCGAGATGGCGAAGTATTCAGCCGCGATCCGGCAGATCGTCCCGTGTATGGGGATCCGGGACGCAATAGCGGCGACAGACGTACGGAGGGCGCCCGTGTAGATCAGCTCCCCGCGTGCCAACCGCTCGATGTCCCGTTTGCCCTGTGCGGCGATTCTCCCGCCTACGATCGGAATCAGATCGGTGGTGGTGCTGCCGATATCCACCAGCAGGCAGTCCGGTTGCAGGCATGCCAGCACCAACGCCTCGGCGATCCAATTTGTCGGCGCAAGGGTGAGTAGTTCCACCGCACTTCCGTCCAGGCGAATGAGCCTCCCCTCAAGATCGACGGCGTATAGCGGGATCTCAGGGGCCGTTTCTCGCACCGCGTCGATGATGGATGCCACCCCTTCGGCTCTGTCGTCGAACGCATCGCACAGCTCCCCGGTCATGGTTACCACCATCGCATCGGCTGGTCCAAGGTCGCTATAGATCTCCCGCAAGAGTGGATGGAGGCCGCCGCTGTTGTTCCACAGCTCGAAATAACGGCGAACCGTACGCCCGTTCTCGGCGCGTCCGTCAGTAAACAGAATGCGGGCAGCCTTCACGTTTGCGCCGCCGATGTCCCATCCGATCATCCGGATCATTGCCGATTCCCCAGAGATTTCACCTGACAGGAACGTGTGGTAAACCGCGCCGACCCGACGATCTGGATCGCGGCAGGATCCGGAAGTGTACCTGCCACCGCGTCAAGAATCAGGGTAGCCGGATTCTGCCGAAGGACCTGTCGGACCCCGACATACGAGGTCGTGAGGCGGGGGTTGACCTCGATGACCACCGCATCGTGGTCGGTCAGGACCAGATCGATCCCGACATACCCCTTCAGGCCTGGAATCGCCTGAACCACCTGGCTGGCTCGACGGAACGCCAAGGCACGGAGCGGATGATCAAAAGGGACGCGTCCCCCGTGGTACCTGAGCCTGCTCCGCCCTCTGATCTCCTGGAGGTTCAAGGTTAAGGGGAGAGACCGGCTACCGTCGGTCAGGAGCGAGACGCTGACGGCAACGCCGTCGATGTAGGCTTGCGGGAGAAGCGTCGCGTCTTGCGCCTCCTGCCTGGCCGACGCGATCGTCTGTTCCAATTCAGATTGTTGTCTCGCGACGTATACGCTGTGACATCCCACCCCGTTAATCGGCTTGACTACCATAGGGTAGCCGAGTCGGCGGCCTATCGATGCCGGGTCATCAGCAGGACGAAGACGGAGCGTCCTGGGGGTGGGGACGCCGCGGGTCTTCAGCAATCGATACGTCAGCATCTTATCGCCGGAGGCCTTAACACCGGCAGCGCTGGAACCGACTACTAACTTACCGCACTTCTCGACCATCGCCGTGATCGTTTCGAGTTGGCCGTCTGTCTCCGGAGCTATCAGAAATACGGCATCCGCCTCATCGACCATCTGTCGGAAGCATTGAGAGTAGCGATCCCCGCTGTCAATTACCTGAAGGCCGGGGCGAGAGCGGAGCTGTGGGAGGCACCTCCGATCGACCTGCACAGAGAGCCTGTGCTCGTGAAGGTCAAGCAGATCGGCCAGCAGCGCCTCAAGCATCATGCGTCCTTCTGCCAACAGTGTCGGCGGGACCGGGCTTTTACCCAACCCGCCTGCCGTGATAGATTCGTGCACGAAAATCTTCATTGTGGAGCAGCGGAGATCATTACCATGCAGGTGATACCCGTCATCGATATTATGCGAGGGATTGCAGTCCATGCGCGCCGCGGGGAGCGGTCGGTGTACCGGCCGATCCGGAGCGTTCTGCTGCAGGGGGCCGATCCTGTCGCCCTCCTGCGGGCGTACCGGAGTGCCTTCGAGAGTACAGCCGTATATGTCGCTGATCTGGATGCCATCATGGGCAACGGCGAGAATCTGGCCATCATCGAGAAGATGGCTGTCGCCGAGCCGGAGATCACGCTGCTGGTTGATGCCGGCATTCACGACACCCTGCAGGCCAGGCGGCTGTTGGATGCGGGCGCGAAGAAGGTCATTATCGCCTCCGAGTCGCTGGCGGCCTTCGACGCCGCATCAGGGCTCCTCGCTGTGCTGGGGACTGAGCAGACACTCTTCAGCCTCGACCTCACAGCGCACGCGATGATCTGGCGAGAACCATCAACCGAGTCGAGGGATCCGAGCGTGGCGGCCGCACATCTTGCGTCACTCGGATTTCGTGAGGCGATTCTCCTGGAGATGGACCGAATCGGGACGGGCGGCGGGATTGACGTCGAACTGCTGGACCAGGTGACGACCGCCGCGCCCGGCATACGATTCATCGTGGGCGGAGGAATCGCGTCAGTTGCCGAGCTTGTACGCCTCCGGCGCGCCGGCGCGTCCGGGGTGTTGCTCGCCACCGCGCTGCATAGCGGGACCATCACGCGAGACGACTTGAATCGCGTGATGGCAGAAGCCTAGAATGCCTCTTCGTACGAGGCCTCCTGCCCGAACGATTCCTGCACACCGACCCTGATGGTGACGACCCCCTTGCCCCCGTACTGGCTCTTGATCTCTTCCCGCAGCAGCCCGCAGATGTATCTGGCCAACAGTTCCGCGCTGGTATTGTGAATCGGGAGCAGCAGCACATCTTCCGCTGGGAAGCGGTACTGCTTCTTACCGTAGACCGCGTCGACAATCACGTCGCCGCTTTCGATCTTCAGGCCCGCATTCTCGGTCGGCAGCATGACCTTGTGGTTGAGCTGCTCGCAGATCGCTTTCATGAGCGGCTTGACGGCGAGGAAATCAAGGACATAATCGCTCGGCTGAAGCGACCCCTCCAATTCCACCCAGGCCCGGTAGTTATGCCCGTGCAGACCCTCGCATTTGCCGTTACCGAAGAGCACAAAATGGGCCGAGCTGAACTTCAGATTCTCGTGGTCAACCCTGATGCGAAACGCCGCCATGATACCTCCTTAAATGATGCCCGTGTCTAGTCAACTGGAAGCTATCGCACCGGCGCGTCGGATGTCAAGCCAGATTTGCGGTCAGTTTTGAAACAACTGCTAGACAGACAAAGGGGCAAGTGGTAGAATTTCCCCCGCGCGACATCCGAAACGTGGTAGAGATATGACTATCATCGCGAAACGAAACGGATGGCGGCGCCTATGGCGATACCGTGGCGGAGAGATCGTTGTTGACCAGCCCTAACATCGGAACCTGATTCCGTTATCCATACAATCCACGCGAAAGGAGATGATGCAGATGGCCAAGACCACCCCGCTCCTGCTCGGTATCGGCGGGGATAGTGGGACCGGGAAGTCTACGTTTGTCGGCGGCATCTACAAGATTTTCGGTCCTGAGAAGATTACTAATATCAATCTTGACGATTACCACACGTTCGACCGCGTTCAGCGCAAGATCTACGGACTGACCGCCCTGCATCCGGCGGCCAACAACATGGCCTTAATGGGGAAGCACGCCTGGCAACTCAAAAAAGGCGAGAAGATCATTAAGCCGGTGTATGATCACTCGACGGGATGTTTCGCGGAGCCTGAGGAGGTCGATCCGAACCAGATTGTCATCATCGGCGGCCTGTTTCCTTTTTTTACCCAGGAACTGAGGGATGTCTTTGATTTGAAGGTGTATCTGGACCCGGATGAGGAGTTGAAGCGGGCCTGGAAGATCCATCGAGATGCCGGAAGGCGAGGCTACAGCATCGAGCAGGTCATGAAGGAGATTGAGGCCAGGCAGGATGATATCAGAAGGCACATCGAACCCCAGAAGGAATATGCCGACATCATCGTCCGATTCTATCCCCCTAACGGCACCTGGAGCCCGCAGGATGATGCCCAACTGAACGTTCGCCTCTTCCTCAGTCGAACCTTGCCGAAGACCGGTCTGGATGAGCTGCTGCAGGAGGCAATGGGCCGAAAGACCCGGAGGGCCGTCCGACTGGTGGACGAGGACTATTATGGTCAGCCCTTCCACACCCTGGAAATCGACGGCTCCATCTCGCCTCAAACGGCGGCCGGGCTTGAGCAACGGATCTGGGCCCATCTGCTTGCCCCGATGAAATTGATTCAGGATCTGGCGCCGGATAAGCTCGGCAGTTTTGCCTCAGGCGAAGCCTCCGGCCATAGCGATGCCTTGGCCCTTGTGCAATTAAT
Coding sequences within:
- the parD1 gene encoding Antitoxin ParD1, giving the protein MNISLTPQLEKLVKNKVESGLYGSASEVMREALRLLEERDRRHALRVEELKAEIKKGLDSGKPTALDVGAIKARGRKRLEAQQNKANG
- a CDS encoding HicB; translation: MNTMNHKGYTARVEFDERDSIFVGRVLGLRTMISFHGETVAELRSEFETAIEEFLRDCKEQGVRPEKPASGKLMLRVPPEVHGAALVAAQAAGKSLNQWATEVLEEATHL
- a CDS encoding putative kinase inhibitor, coding for MKGIEEGAAKGAMPPGAREGATSWKRTGCGGPCPPIWRHRYFHKLYALDVELPDVKKPTKAALEGAMGGHGVGHAEIIGIYEKARK
- a CDS encoding 50S rRNA methyltransferase translates to MSLTRRSSKGKMTMDFFATTAQGMEHLLCDELRALGAEITSETRAGASFRGELELAYRACLWSRTANRILMPLCTFPAADETALYDGVRTIRWSEHLAPAQTIAVDFRSSHSKITHAHFGALKTKDAIVDQFRDERNERPSVKVVEPDVRVNVYLHEDEATISLDLSGESLHRRGYRVRTAEAPLKETLAAAILLLADWPALSKLGTPLLDPMCGSGALPIEAALIAADIAPGLRRSYFGFLNWLGHDARMWRRVLAEAEASEIRDAKRIPPIVGFDVDGRAVRIALENVERAGLRGRVHIEKRELSEARPLERRRAPRGEGPLGVLVSNPPYGERMGEEDSLGLLYETIGNLLRREFTGWTGYVFTGNPELAKRVGLRAAKRHILWNGAIECRLLEFPISKEKVRATDDPGPAWRKPRPPRPPAPEAQMFVNRLQKNWRHLRKWAKREGVSCYRIYDADLPEYAVAVDLYEQSAHVQEYQAPKTVDEKKTEERLEDIMALLPEALGLPREDIFLKVRRRQRGREQYEKQGSESAVREVSEGGYRFLINLSDYLDTGLFLDNRRLRAMIGEAARDRDFLNLFCYTATATVYAAKGGATSTTSVDLSNTYLDWAQQNFALNNIAGNTHHLVRANCSEWLAEPRSPYGLIFLAPPTFSNSTRVDTVFDLQQGYIPLVEKCADLLTPDGILFFSTNFRRFKFNPAAFPGLRSENISRMTIPQDFARDPRVHQAWKIVRR
- a CDS encoding Hydantoinase/oxoprolinase, which codes for MIRMIGWDIGGANVKAARILFTDGRAENGRTVRRYFELWNNSGGLHPLLREIYSDLGPADAMVVTMTGELCDAFDDRAEGVASIIDAVRETAPEIPLYAVDLEGRLIRLDGSAVELLTLAPTNWIAEALVLACLQPDCLLVDIGSTTTDLIPIVGGRIAAQGKRDIERLARGELIYTGALRTSVAAIASRIPIHGTICRIAAEYFAISADVHLVLGRLAPEDYTCATPDGREKTKGGALRRLARVACEDSRHLTAGELHAMAAYIAEQQIQQITEGMFQVLSRIEIGLHLPVVPVGIGAFLGEACARRLNLPACDPPALTECGSVALSPCAAAAYLLGEMLSRG
- the carB_1 gene encoding carbamoyl phosphate synthase large subunit, with product MKIFVHESITAGGLGKSPVPPTLLAEGRMMLEALLADLLDLHEHRLSVQVDRRCLPQLRSRPGLQVIDSGDRYSQCFRQMVDEADAVFLIAPETDGQLETITAMVEKCGKLVVGSSAAGVKASGDKMLTYRLLKTRGVPTPRTLRLRPADDPASIGRRLGYPMVVKPINGVGCHSVYVARQQSELEQTIASARQEAQDATLLPQAYIDGVAVSVSLLTDGSRSLPLTLNLQEIRGRSRLRYHGGRVPFDHPLRALAFRRASQVVQAIPGLKGYVGIDLVLTDHDAVVIEVNPRLTTSYVGVRQVLRQNPATLILDAVAGTLPDPAAIQIVGSARFTTRSCQVKSLGNRQ
- the hisA gene encoding 1-(5-phosphoribosyl)-5-[(5-phosphoribosylamino)methylideneamino] imidazole-4-carboxamide isomerase — translated: MQVIPVIDIMRGIAVHARRGERSVYRPIRSVLLQGADPVALLRAYRSAFESTAVYVADLDAIMGNGENLAIIEKMAVAEPEITLLVDAGIHDTLQARRLLDAGAKKVIIASESLAAFDAASGLLAVLGTEQTLFSLDLTAHAMIWREPSTESRDPSVAAAHLASLGFREAILLEMDRIGTGGGIDVELLDQVTTAAPGIRFIVGGGIASVAELVRLRRAGASGVLLATALHSGTITRDDLNRVMAEA
- a CDS encoding 6-pyruvoyl tetrahydropterin synthase, coding for MAAFRIRVDHENLKFSSAHFVLFGNGKCEGLHGHNYRAWVELEGSLQPSDYVLDFLAVKPLMKAICEQLNHKVMLPTENAGLKIESGDVIVDAVYGKKQYRFPAEDVLLLPIHNTSAELLARYICGLLREEIKSQYGGKGVVTIRVGVQESFGQEASYEEAF
- a CDS encoding Phosphoribulokinase/uridine kinase family protein; translated protein: MAKTTPLLLGIGGDSGTGKSTFVGGIYKIFGPEKITNINLDDYHTFDRVQRKIYGLTALHPAANNMALMGKHAWQLKKGEKIIKPVYDHSTGCFAEPEEVDPNQIVIIGGLFPFFTQELRDVFDLKVYLDPDEELKRAWKIHRDAGRRGYSIEQVMKEIEARQDDIRRHIEPQKEYADIIVRFYPPNGTWSPQDDAQLNVRLFLSRTLPKTGLDELLQEAMGRKTRRAVRLVDEDYYGQPFHTLEIDGSISPQTAAGLEQRIWAHLLAPMKLIQDLAPDKLGSFASGEASGHSDALALVQLISVYYLLQAREARQKAPQEGLAGIAEG